The nucleotide window CTTTCCCTGAAATTCTATTTTTAGAAGAGATTTATGCAAATAAAACTTTACAAGAATATTTTAATGTACTTTTATATAAAGACTTAGCCGAGAGATACAACATAACAAATACTGTAGCTTTAAAGTTTTTTCTAAAACGAATAATATCATCAAGTACAAAACAAATTTCAATTAATAAAATCTTTAATGAATTAAAATCAAGTGGAATTAAAATAGGTAAAAATACTCTATATGAGTTTTTAGAATATGTTCAAAATATATATTTAGCATTGACTTTACAAAAATATGACAATTCTTTAATAAACAAAGAATTGGGAGAAAAAAAAATTTATAGTATAGATATTGGATTAAATAATGCAACAGAATTTAGATTTTCTGATGATATTGGAAAATCACTTGAAAATGCTGTATTTTTAGAGTTGAAAAGGAAAGAGTTTGATATTTACTATTATAGAACTTCTAAAAGTGAATGTGACTTTTTGGTATTTGATAAAAACACTATCAGTGATGTTATTCAAGTGACATTTGATATGAGTGATGAAAATACAAAAAGTAAAGAAATAAAAGGTTTAATTGAAGCTTGTAAAAATTTTGATCTAAAAAGTGGAACAATAATCACTTTTGATAGTGAAGATGAACTAATAGAAAATGGTATAAAAATAAAAATCATACCTTTTTACAAATGGTCGATAATTTAATCTAATTTTAAGAAATGTTATACAATAATTCTCTTATAACTTTAGGGTTCAAGAGAATCCGAAAAGAGAAAAATTTTCTCTTTATGCTTGCTACTTTTATAAGGAACAAGAACGTTTAAGGCTGTGATAAACTCTTATCACAATGTGTCATAATCAAAAAGGATTTATTATGAGAATTAATACTAACGTTTCATCTTTAACAGCTCAAGAAGCTGCACAAAATACAACTAAAACTATTACAAGTTCATTAGAGAAACTTTCTACTGGTCTTAGAATTAACAAAGCTTCTGATGATGCTTCTGGTTTAGCAATCGCTGATAAGTTAAGAACTCAAGCAACTTCAATTAACCAAGGTATCTCTAATGGTAACTCTGCTGTTTCATTACTGCAAATTGCAGATAAATCAATGGCAGAGCAATCAAACATCTTAGATACAATTAAATCTAAATTAATTCAAGCTAATACAGCAACTACTTCAGATGATGGTAGAGAGTCTATTAGAAAAGATATTAGTAAACTTTTAACGCAGTTAGATAATATTGCTGGGCAAACAAACTATAATGGTACATATCTTTTACAAAGTGGTGCGGGAAGTGCAGGAAATGCTGCGTCTACAGCTTTAGAATTCCAAGTAGGGGAAAAAGCTGCAGATATAATAACAAATGAAGCTGTTCAGTCAAATACAACAGGATTAAGTCTAACTTCTCTAACTGCACTTACTACTAGTGGAAGTTTAACACTAGCATTAGCTAGTAGTGAGCAAACGACAATTGATAATGCGATTACAACACTAAATGGGTATAGAGGAAATATAGGTTCTACTCAAAACCAAGTTGAATCTGCGGTTAGAAACTTAATGACTCAAGCAACTAATGTAAAAGCTGCTGAATCTATCATTAGAGATGTTGATTATGCACAAGAGTCTGCAAACTTCAACAAACAAAACATCATTTCTCAAGCTGGTTCTTATGCAATCAGTCAAGCTAATGCTGTTCAACAAAATGTTTTAAGATTATTACAATAATTTTAAATATTAAATAAAGGAAGATTGAAAACAATCTTCCTTCTCTCTATTTTATAACTCTTTCTAAAAAAATTATATAATCTTTTACTAAATCACTTATTTGTTCTAGAAAAATTTTTTGTATTATTTTTGTTTTTTTAGTTTCTTCTTTTATTCTTTCATCGTTAAAACAATAATTTAAATATGGAAAAATAATATTATAATAATTTGTTAAAATATCAAAAAAAACAAAATCTTTTTGTTTATAAAAAATATTTATAAAATCTACAACTAAAGATAAAAAATCATCAAAGAATCTAATTTCATAATTTTCAAATTCTAAAATTTTTTGTTCAATCTTATTATTTAAAAAGTCCAAATGTAATTTAAAAATATCTTTATTCTTATCATTTAAATTTATTATTGAATATTCATTTAAAGAAGCAATCAATTTATCAGTATTTAAATTAAGTTTTTCTAATTCTTTTAATCTAGAATCAGTAATTTTTAATGGAATCGTTGAAACAAAGTAAGCTCCATGGATTGAAAGATTATATATATTTGTACTTATATTTTTTGTAGATAAAATATATTTTTCCAAAAAATTTATGCTAGTATTAAAAAGTGCTGTTGTAAAGACTTCATCTAAAAAATTACCCTTAACTTTTAAAATATTTTTTCTTAGTCCAAAAGTATTTCTATCTTCACTTGAATATAAATGGAAACTATCAATTCCAGAATTACTATTTTCTGAATGAGTTAATCCTGTATTCTGATTTAATGCCATATCTAAACCTATTAAATAAATATTTTTTGCATTCATTTTTATTAATATATCCAATGTAACCTCTCCTACACTTGGTCCATTAAAAGCTATATTGTCTTGAATTAATGAATGAAAAACTTCATATAAAAAAAGATTCTTTTGATTAAATTTTTTTAATACTCTTTCATGAGTCATCGTTGAAGCTAATATTATTGTATTTGAAGAAATCTTATTTATACTTTCATCATCAAATTGTAAATCATTTAATATAGACAATTGCTCATCTAAAGTTATTATCATATTAATGGCAATATCATTTTCAATTAATTTTTTATAAATTGCTCCAATTGTTACAATAAAGAATTTATTCTGATTTGTTCGAATCCATTCTAAATTATCATCTAATGATGGTCCTGCTGCTATATATAAAATTGGTTTATCTTCAAAAAAGTCAAAGTTTTTATTTATTTCATTGAAATTTAATATCTTGTAACTCTCACTAATATATTTTGTTGTTCGATTAAGATATACGTACATTTTTCTATTATAATCATATATGGATGATTTTTTTGATATTAATTCTAATAAGACCTGATCTATGAATTGTCCTATATTTATATTTGTTGTCGATACTTTTATTAGATAATTATCTAATTCATAAATATTACAAAAAAGTTCTATCTTTTTCTTTTCATCTTCTTTTTTATCCATAATAGAAAAGATTACTCCTCTTTTTGCTAAAACAGAATAATCAACACAAAATAAAGAAAGTCTAAATATTTCTAAGTTTCTTTCAAAAACTAAATACAATTTAGCATCTAATTTATTAGCAATTTTAGGTATATGTCTTCCTAATAAAGTCCCTGCAAAAATAAGTTTTTCAACTTTTTTTAATCTTTTTTTATTACCATTGGGGAAATCTTTTGTGATTTTTTGATAAGCTTTCATTTGATTATTTGTTAACAATAAAGACTGTTCTAAATTTTCTATATTAAATCTATTTTCTATATTTATGTTATTATCTTCTTTTATAGTAAAAAGTTCTTCTATATTAAAAATTGAATTTTTATTATCTTTTTCCATTTTTTTAACAAGTTCATCATTTATCTTTTTAGCTTTTCTATTATAAAGATACTTATTATTCAATATATCAAATATATCAAAATCTCCATTTTCCATTATAAATTCTAATACATATTTTTCTATATAAGTTCCATTTTCTATCATGCGTGACAACTCATCAATTCTATGATAAAGTTCATTATCATATTCACTTAAAAAAGCTAAATTAGCTAAAAAAGTTGTAGTAAGTGCATTTTGTAATTCCAATTGAGTTTGAGTCATAATTCACCTTTATTTGTAATTTAATTTTAGAATTGTTTAAATCAATAATCTTTATTATAGTATAATCTTATTATGATAATAGTACATGCAAAAGGCAATAGCCAATTAGGAATAGGAAATCTTTCCAGATCATATGAATTAATAAAATATTTATCTATTACTAAAGATGTTATTGGTATTTTTGAATGTGATGAGAATATTTTCAGAAGATATGATATAAATAATATCTATAGAGTAAATAATTTAAATGAAGCATTAGAATTAGTTACAAAATATAAATCTTTTATTTATATTAGCGATTTAGTATCTCCAAAAAAAGAATTAAGTTCATTTTTAAAAGAAAATGGAGCTAAACAAATTTTACATTTTAATGGAATAAATTCTGGTTTTGAACCTGATATTCTATTTGTGACTGATGGTTTTGACTATGAATTCTTTGATAATCGATTTAAAATTTATCGAGGATTCGAATACTATATTGTTGGAAATGAAGTAATTAAAAATAGAAAAAAAAAACTAAAGCATATCAAATCTATAAAAAACATTCTAATTTGTTTTGGTGGAGCAGATCCTGCTTTTTTTACTGAATATTTTGCTAAAAATATAAATGATTTTAAATATAATTATAAGATTGTACTAGGTCCTGCTATGCCTAAAAATCGAAAAGAAAATATTTTAACTATAAAAAAAAACAATATAGAATACATAGATAGCCCAAAAAATATGATTGAATTACTTTTAAATAGTGATTTATTAATAACTCTTGGAGGAATGACTACATATGAAGCAATGTGCTTAGGAGTTCCTGCAAGTGCTGTGAGATGGAACTATTTAGAATATATTGTAAAAAGTTTTGGAGAAAAAAATATGATTACAGATTTAGGAAATATAGATGAAGCTTATGAAAACTTATTAAATTTAAATTTAGATAATGTAAATAAAGTTTGTAAAAATGCCTATAATATAATCGATGGAAGTGCTTTAAAAAATATTGAAAAGGTTATTAATTCAATAAATGGAGAGAGTTTATGATAAAAATTGGTAGTAAAATAATCTCAAATGATAGTCCTACATTTATAGTTGCAGAAGTTGGAGCAAATCATAATGGAGATTTAGAACTTGCAAAAAAAAGTATAGATGCTGCAGTAGAGTGTGGGGTTGATGCAGTTAAATTTCAAACATATACAACAGAAGAATTATTGTCAAATGAAGATGACATTATAGGCTATGGTAAAGATGAAGAGAGTATCATAAGAGAACCTTTAAAAAATCTATTTGATAGAATATCTTTAAAAAGAGATTTTCACAAAGAGATCTTTAATTATGCAAAATCAAAAGGGCTTATTTGCTTCTCCACTCCATTTAGTACACAAGGAGTTATCTTTTTAGAAGAAATTGATAATCCAATATACAAAATAGCTTCATCAGATGTAAATTATGTAGACATGATAGAGGTTATTGGAGCTACAGAAAAACCAGTTTTTTTGTCTACAGGAAAATGTACGCTTTCAGAGATGGATATGGCTATTGAATTGTTACAAAAAAGTGGAACCACGGATTTGTGTCTATTGCACTGTATTGCAAACTATCCATCTAAGATGGAAAATATGAATTTAAATGTGATAAAAACTTTAAAACAGATGTACCCAGAGTGTATCATAGGATTTTCAGACCATTCATTAGGTATTACTGCTTCTTTAGGAGCTGTATGTTTTGGAGCAAAAATTATAGAAAAACATTTTACCATCGATAAAAATTTAGATGGTCCAGATCACTGGTTTAGTATGGATCCAAACGATATGAAAAATCTTGTTACTGAAATAAGAAATTTAGAAGTAGCATTTGGAACTCAAAGAAAATTTTTATCCCAAAATGAAGTACCAGAAAAGCATTGGGCTACAAGATCTTTACATGTCAATAAAAATTTAAAGGTAGGAGATATTATAAATAAAGAAGATTTGGATATGTTAAGACCAGGATATGGAATATCTCCTTTTGACAAAGATAAAGTTATAGGAATGAAGCTAGAAAAAGATATACAAGAAGGGACTGTATTAGAATGGACTCATTTCAAATAAAGGGTAAAATTGGAACTTATAGTTTGTAATAATAATGAAATAGGTATAAATAGCTATATTCTTAAAGTTGATAATAGAGTAGTAGTTATTGATCCTAATGACTATGAAGAAATTGTTCATACTATTGGTGAGTGTAGTTTAGATTATATTCTTTTAACTCATGAGCATTTTGATCATATAATGGCAGTTGATAAATTAAGAGATACGTATAAGGCTAAAGTGATTGCACAGAAATTTGCGAGTGAACATATACAGTTCGCATCAAAAAATTTATCAAAATTTTCTAATATCATATTGGATTTTATGAATAAGACTATTAGTTCTCCCATCAAAGAATTTGTAGTTAAAGAAGCAGATATTACATATGAAGATTTTTATGAGTTAAGTTGGGAAGGATATGATTTTTTATTTACCCATACACCAGGTCATACAAAAGGAAGTTCTTGTATATTAGTAAATAATTGTTTGTTTAGTGGTGATTCTCTTTTTGAATGTTGCGAGACTGATACAAAAGGAGTTGGAACTAGCAGAAAAGAATATGAACAAATAACTATATCTTTTTTTAAATCACTTGAAAATACTATAACTGTATATGCTGGACACTATCATAGTTTTATTTTGGAAGATAAATTAAAAGCAAGAGAAAAAGCTATTCAAATTTTTAAAAGTAGACCAAAATATACAAATTTATTTTTAAATTATAATGATTTTTTGAACATTCTAGATAATTCTAATTTTTTTGTCAGAAATGATAGTATTTTTATAATGAAGAAGTATTCTGGTTTTTACAAGTTTTATTACTTTGTAAATGATTATAAAAATTTAAATAATTTAAATGATTTTTTTGGTTTATATAAACAACCTGTTATTATTGAAATAATTTCATGTAGAGAAATAGATGAAGGTATTTATACAAAAATTGGATTTAAACCTTATAAAATTTATTCAAGATATAGAACAGACAAGAAAAATAAAAATTTTGATATAGTAAAAATAGCAAATATAGAAGATATGGAAGATATATCAACATTAATTAATGAAACTTTTGATCCTTTAGGTGATTATATTCCAAGTAATGATGAACTTATTGAGTTAATTTTAAAAAAAGAAGTTTTTATTATAAAAGTTGATAATAAGTTAGCAGGTGTATCAATTTATGAAAAAAGACATAAAAATTATTACTTTAGATTATCTTGTGTTCATCCTAATCATAGACCAGGATTAATAGGTTATATGTTGGCTTCAACTTCTCCAAAGGATGGAAATATCTATTCTGCTTGGGTTGATGATAAAAATTTAGAAGCCATAAAGCTAAATACTTTATTAGGTTATAAAATAGATGGAACTAAAAACTATATTTTTATTAAAAATAAGGAAACAATATGAGTTTAGAAAAAATTGAGAATATAATAATAGAATCTTTAAAAGAATATAATCAATCGTTAGGAAGTAGTGAATTAAAGAATTGTACAGCACAAACAAGACTTTATGGTGAAAAAAGTGTTTTAGACAGTATAGGTTTGGTTTATTTAATAACAGATATTGAAGAAAAAATATCAGATAAATTTTCAAAAAATATAGTATTAGC belongs to Arcobacter defluvii and includes:
- a CDS encoding ATP-binding protein, with product MKKKQLLKQIIRDFHLSENFDVKPRNIQPPIDTKKIITLIGVRRCGKTSIFYHMINQLIEKIEKTKILFLNFEDERFELNSDELDLILQAYMELYPSYKLSECYFFFDEIQNIPNWEKFIRRMYDTISKNIFITGSNSKLLSSEIATSLRGRTLNFEIFPLSFKEYLSFKDIEVDFYSSKSLAFIKNAQESFLKNGSFPEILFLEEIYANKTLQEYFNVLLYKDLAERYNITNTVALKFFLKRIISSSTKQISINKIFNELKSSGIKIGKNTLYEFLEYVQNIYLALTLQKYDNSLINKELGEKKIYSIDIGLNNATEFRFSDDIGKSLENAVFLELKRKEFDIYYYRTSKSECDFLVFDKNTISDVIQVTFDMSDENTKSKEIKGLIEACKNFDLKSGTIITFDSEDELIENGIKIKIIPFYKWSII
- a CDS encoding flagellin is translated as MRINTNVSSLTAQEAAQNTTKTITSSLEKLSTGLRINKASDDASGLAIADKLRTQATSINQGISNGNSAVSLLQIADKSMAEQSNILDTIKSKLIQANTATTSDDGRESIRKDISKLLTQLDNIAGQTNYNGTYLLQSGAGSAGNAASTALEFQVGEKAADIITNEAVQSNTTGLSLTSLTALTTSGSLTLALASSEQTTIDNAITTLNGYRGNIGSTQNQVESAVRNLMTQATNVKAAESIIRDVDYAQESANFNKQNIISQAGSYAISQANAVQQNVLRLLQ
- a CDS encoding 6-hydroxymethylpterin diphosphokinase MptE-like protein, yielding MTQTQLELQNALTTTFLANLAFLSEYDNELYHRIDELSRMIENGTYIEKYVLEFIMENGDFDIFDILNNKYLYNRKAKKINDELVKKMEKDNKNSIFNIEELFTIKEDNNINIENRFNIENLEQSLLLTNNQMKAYQKITKDFPNGNKKRLKKVEKLIFAGTLLGRHIPKIANKLDAKLYLVFERNLEIFRLSLFCVDYSVLAKRGVIFSIMDKKEDEKKKIELFCNIYELDNYLIKVSTTNINIGQFIDQVLLELISKKSSIYDYNRKMYVYLNRTTKYISESYKILNFNEINKNFDFFEDKPILYIAAGPSLDDNLEWIRTNQNKFFIVTIGAIYKKLIENDIAINMIITLDEQLSILNDLQFDDESINKISSNTIILASTMTHERVLKKFNQKNLFLYEVFHSLIQDNIAFNGPSVGEVTLDILIKMNAKNIYLIGLDMALNQNTGLTHSENSNSGIDSFHLYSSEDRNTFGLRKNILKVKGNFLDEVFTTALFNTSINFLEKYILSTKNISTNIYNLSIHGAYFVSTIPLKITDSRLKELEKLNLNTDKLIASLNEYSIINLNDKNKDIFKLHLDFLNNKIEQKILEFENYEIRFFDDFLSLVVDFINIFYKQKDFVFFDILTNYYNIIFPYLNYCFNDERIKEETKKTKIIQKIFLEQISDLVKDYIIFLERVIK
- a CDS encoding N-acetylneuraminate synthase family protein is translated as MIKIGSKIISNDSPTFIVAEVGANHNGDLELAKKSIDAAVECGVDAVKFQTYTTEELLSNEDDIIGYGKDEESIIREPLKNLFDRISLKRDFHKEIFNYAKSKGLICFSTPFSTQGVIFLEEIDNPIYKIASSDVNYVDMIEVIGATEKPVFLSTGKCTLSEMDMAIELLQKSGTTDLCLLHCIANYPSKMENMNLNVIKTLKQMYPECIIGFSDHSLGITASLGAVCFGAKIIEKHFTIDKNLDGPDHWFSMDPNDMKNLVTEIRNLEVAFGTQRKFLSQNEVPEKHWATRSLHVNKNLKVGDIINKEDLDMLRPGYGISPFDKDKVIGMKLEKDIQEGTVLEWTHFK
- a CDS encoding MBL fold metallo-hydrolase, which encodes MELIVCNNNEIGINSYILKVDNRVVVIDPNDYEEIVHTIGECSLDYILLTHEHFDHIMAVDKLRDTYKAKVIAQKFASEHIQFASKNLSKFSNIILDFMNKTISSPIKEFVVKEADITYEDFYELSWEGYDFLFTHTPGHTKGSSCILVNNCLFSGDSLFECCETDTKGVGTSRKEYEQITISFFKSLENTITVYAGHYHSFILEDKLKAREKAIQIFKSRPKYTNLFLNYNDFLNILDNSNFFVRNDSIFIMKKYSGFYKFYYFVNDYKNLNNLNDFFGLYKQPVIIEIISCREIDEGIYTKIGFKPYKIYSRYRTDKKNKNFDIVKIANIEDMEDISTLINETFDPLGDYIPSNDELIELILKKEVFIIKVDNKLAGVSIYEKRHKNYYFRLSCVHPNHRPGLIGYMLASTSPKDGNIYSAWVDDKNLEAIKLNTLLGYKIDGTKNYIFIKNKETI